Genomic segment of Myxococcales bacterium:
AGCCGCGGTGTCCGGCGACGATGAACTCGAGATCACTTTCCTCGACTTGCTCGGGGGTCGGATTGATCATCAGTTCGCCGTCGATCCGACCCACCCGTACCGCGGCGATCGGCCCCAGAAAGGGAATCTCCGAAATACTCAGGGCGGCGGAAGCACCGACGAAGGCGCAGATGTCGACCGGGCATTCCGGGTCCGCGGAAAGTACCGTGGCCGTGACCATGGTGTCGTCGTTGTATCCGTCGGCGAACAGCGGGCGGATCGCGCGATCGATGAAGCGCGAATTGAGCACCTCCCGATCCGACAACCGGCCTTCGCGCTTGAAGAAGCCACCGGGAATCTTGCCCGCGGCGGCAAATTTCTCGACGACGTCA
This window contains:
- a CDS encoding polyribonucleotide nucleotidyltransferase, which codes for MPKWFEATSVSLEVGGRTITIETGSIAKQAAGAVVVTQGDTVVLVTTVHSKPRAGIDFFPLTVDVVEKFAAAGKIPGGFFKREGRLSDREVLNSRFIDRAIRPLFADGYNDDTMVTATVLSADPECPVDICAFVGASAALSISEIPFLGPIAAVRVGRIDGELMINPTPEQVEESDLEFIVAGHRG